The DNA region GTGTGTAACGCTGATATCTGCACTTACACTGACGGGGGAAGTTAGGAGACACTTTAAATCCTTGTAACATCCTGGAGTTTGTTTTCCACTCGATTAATGAATGTCATGTTGTGTTAATTATATGTGAGAGTGTGTAGTCGATTATCTGCGGCTCACTGGGCTGCAGAGGCTCATGGGAGTTGTAGGCCTGAGTGTCAGTTCTGTCAAATCAAGTGACGTCACCTCAACAACGTCATAAATAAActtcattataaatattaagAGGTTATTTCCCACAATCCATCACATCTCAACTCTCTCTAGACAGTTGAGCTACAATATCCAATAGTTACACAATAGAACAAATTATCCAACTAGTGTGAACTATAGTGAAAGAGTCTTTAAAGCTCCGCCTCCGTTTCACCTGGTGACCACGTGACTCAGAGTTTAGAGCTCAATGAGTCCGGACGAGCAGAAACTGAGATcctcttgctgattgggtctagTCACGGTGTAGccttctctgattggtcaggctcctgtcacatgacctccttcCTGAAGAAAACTCCCAGTacacaacatggagaatcagAGGTTACAACCCTGGtgtgttaacatggaggagatgaggtTACAACCCTGGtgtgttaacatggaggagacaagCTTCTTATTTCTAACTTAACTCTTTTTGTACCCAACAAccaaatgtgtctgtgtgtgctagAATGAATTAACaaatattacttttattattgtttaagtGTTCATGTAAATccattaaagtgtgtgtgtgtgtgtatgtgtgtgtttgtgtgtgtgactacaGCGACTACCTGTTCAAACTTCTTCTGATTGGTGACTCTGGAGTTGGAAAGTCATGTCTGCTGCTACGCTTCGCGGTAAgactctcaacacacacacacacacacacacacacaaacacacacacacacacaaacacacgcacatgaacacacactcacacacaaacacacacatacgcacaaacacaaacacacacacacattgtcgtTGGTTGAAGTTGATATTATAAGAAGATTATTTACTTCTCTCAAAGTTGGTCATATCTTGTAGCGGTGAGTCCGGAGGCTGTGAGCTCGATCTGGAActtgtgcaatgacaataaagaaatATTCCAACACGATAACTGTAGTTGTGATATTTCTCCGCCGCCTCAGGATGACACGTACACTGAGAGCTACATCTCCACCATCGGAGTCGACTTCAAGATCAGAACCATCGACATGGACGGGAAGACGGTGAAGCTTCAAATCGTAAGAACCATGGAGggagaaataaatcaaacagctTGAAGCCAAACACGGGTAGATATCCTTTCAGAGTGAgggctcactgtgtgtgtgtctgtgtgtgtctgcgtgtgtgtgtgtgtgtccatcagtgGGACACAGCCGGTCAGGAGCGGTTTCGAACCATCACCTCCAGCTACTACAGAGGCGCTCACGGCATCATCATCGTCTATGACGTCACTGAGCAGGTCAGGGTTCTCTCCTCAACATAAAGGAGGAGTGTGAACAttaacttctcctcctcctcctccttcacgcgtctccctctctctctccctctctctctccctccctctctctgcaggagtcCTTTAACAACGTCAGGCAGTGGTTGGACGAGATCGATCGCTACGCCTGTGAAAACGTCTCCAGGCTGCTGGTGGGAAACAAGTCGGACCTCGTTAGCAGGAAAGTGGTGGACGCTGCCACTggtcaggtacacacacacacacacacacacacacacacacacacacacacagacacacacacacactaataaataataataaagacccCACCAGTCGATCAGAGTGACAACACACGTGTGAGGCACATGTAGGATGTAGTGTAGCACCAACACAAGCATGATGTGATGTTGTCATGCTTGTGTTGTCTTGTGTTGCATCctcttgtgttttcagtttgaaataaagtaaaattcaAACCTCACGAAGAATAACCTGAAGATCCAAGATGGCCGATCAGTAGAAGTGAAAACTGCAGTAATTCACCTTCAGTGTCACCCTTTAGTTACCTTGACTCTAGAGATGTGTGCAGCCTCCCCCCCCCTGCTGCCACATGCTCACACTCCTGCTACTGCCCTGTGGTAGTTTGTATTGAAACCATGTTTATTAGTATTTACCAGCTGATACTTTATTCTGTGAACTTTCTGAGGAGTAGTGATCGTTTCTCTCGTGACTCGTCTGCAGGAGCTGGCCACGTCCCTGAAGATCCGCTTCCTGGAGACGAGCGCTAAGAGCTCGGACAACGTGGAGAGGTCTTTCCTCACCATGGCCTCGGAGATCCACCAGCGCCTGGCCAGTGAGGGAGCCGGTCTGCAGGGCCAGTCCACACAGGCCAAGGCCCAGGGCACCAAGATCAGCAGCGCCCCCGTGAGGCTGGGGGGGGACAAACAGACGCAGGAGGCCGCTAACTGCTGCTGAGCAGGAAACATCTGCCCTGATGTGGCTGCGCTGCTCAGAGGGAGGTTCTAAACGCATGCACTGGTTTAGTGTttgaacacacaaccacaacatgtttttaactctatatattttttgagCTGGTTTTTTTGAAGAAGGCTTTTATGAGGCATTTCTGCTTTATTatgaaaagagacaaacacaagagGGATTACAGCCGGACAGTGGGGGAGGAGTTTTATAAAGAGTTCACTGTATCAACCATTTAACTCAAGGTAAAACACGACATTTGTAAAAAGTATAGTTTCaaaagtcaaatgaaaataCTTTACTTTAAATAATGGTTCAAGTTATGGGACGAGTTCTATGAAGGAATGTGACAGGAGCACTTTAAGCTTCTGTTACAGATGAATTTACAGATGATTTAATTTGCTGTCATTTCCCTGAATGGGGACTTTTCATGTTTATCAGtttttgttgtggtttgtttgttctttgtttagatcaataaaataatatatcagGAGTCTCGATgctgaaaatatgtttaaaagttatacaaaataaaaacaatgtgcaAATCTGTTGAATTTATCAGATGATTTTCTGATTCAGCTCGTCTCAGGTTCGGTCAGGTGTCgactcacagagacacaagttAATcgtgtgtttagtttgtttgaaacagggaaaatacatttattgcaaAAGGTCCATAAATAACTAATCAAGCTAATCTCCATCTTTCGTCCCTGAAAGTATGGAACATTGATGGCTTCCTCCCTGATCCGCCAAGTTTCAATGCTGCAaagtaacagacaaacaaatgcagatgaagcatgacctccttggtggaggtgaatataattgaatatgtattttaatgcaTGAGGAAGTGAGCACTCGATCTACAttcagacatttaaatttaaagagcAGCAGAAAGGAAAGTGGGTCAAGTTGACTCATGGAGAATTTCTCAGCGCAGCAAcaatctgatttatttcatattcCTCAGGTTCCAGACTTTGAATGTAAGATTCTTTGGATGAGAAATGACTTCAATGACATTCATCTGAGAATTTAATGCCAAAAGAagtgaaaacaggaagttacatCATCCGTAAACAACAACAAGGTGAAACTATAGatgtaaaatgttgaaatgtgttAACGAGACGTTTCTTAACGACCCCACGAGTCCGGTCTGGGGTTCGTCTCAGGATCGATGATGAACAAAGATTCACTGCAGATTCATTCTGTGCAATTAGCTTCAGTTTGTGACACTCATCACCTTCCACAGTGCAGGGGTTGTTACCGTCCACCAGGTGTCAGTGTTGCTCTGCTTTTCTGTTGATGGAGGCTGGAGCTCTCATTCACAAAGTGatccccctccatctctctctctccctctgtttctctctcatcctcctctttatctCTCCATCCCCTGAGCCTCTGTGCTCGTTTCTCTTCCCTTCCTGAAACCTCTCCGTTCATCTCATCcttcgtttctctctctcttcttcagctccGTCTGTGCTTGGTCCGTGGTTcgtgttgcattgtgggacatCTGATTGGTCTGACTGTGAAATTAATGAACTAATAAATTAGGATTCACACAAATGAAACTCTGGTAAGGAGCTGTTGTAAAAACTCTGAAcccacatgtcacacacacacagctggacaaCAAGTTACCTTCACTCTGAGCACCTGACGCTCTGGCAGGTTTGtggcatgaaaagaaaaatatagaaaaacactgaaatacaAACGAGTAGTGAAACAATGACCTGTGTGaaaaacatacaacatacaaAACTATTCAAGTGAGATTGAGTTTGAATATCTTCGTAAAACTTTTTCACCATAAAGAGTTTATGAATGtttgacagttttattttgtgtgtggcCTCATTTTGATCACTTCTGTTTTAACCTCacgttgtgtttgtctttaaattgtaactttctctttctgtgaggaaataaagattcattttattaaataatatcatatattataatgaaatatttaacataatACATAATTACATATGTTTTACATAATCTTCTACTTAAAGTATTGCATTTGCATCTCATATCAACTAGACGGCCGTTAAATTTATTCACCTTTTCTTcgaaataaaaaagaggaaaaactagTGGATTCGACTTtatgctgaaaaaaaagaaaacatttcataagaaactttaaaaagtcaaatgtttGGGTCAAAGTATTTAACGTTTTTAAGTAAACATAtttacttcctttcttcctGTAAAGAGAAATTTAGACAattctgccctctagtggccatGATTAGGATTACAACTAAGACCAGACGAGTCAGAGGAATGAACTGATCCAATATAGATAAAGGAATAATAaaggctatatatatatatataattcccTTTTTATAGCACATTTCAATCAACAGAGCTTCTTATGAGACATGTGATCACtgtgatgaagacgatgatgaaGATCCAGTGGATCCCGTCTCTTCAAACTGTGAGGAGGTTTTCATGCAGATCACTTGAGCAGATGAAGTCTCTGTTGTGGCTGCAGCTCAAAGTCAGAACTTTATACAAGAGCCTCACAGAGAATATCTGAATTCATTATCAGTGAGTTCACGACCGTGATTCAAGCATCTTCAGGGTTTTTAATTAACGTTCGGTTATTAGAAATAAAGTGTGAACAACATGTGACAGCGAGAGTCACTTCTCCCTGAGCGTGATGGGTTGAGCCTCCTGACGTTCTTCAATGTCACAGTTTCAATCTCCTTGTCTCTGCTCAGaaccctcgtcttcctcagtgAGAGACAGGGCACGGACTCAACAGACCAACATCTCAACCAGCTCCCTGTGCTTTCAGTCCAGTGGAAACACTCTCACATCTCAGGACCCACGGGTCGCCACCGGAGGGCTGGTGTCGgggcagaggagcagggaagTGCTTCAGTTGCAGGTTTTTTTAATACGAGCAGTTAGATATTACTTTTCCTTCCGGAGGAAAGCAGCGGTCGGGCTAACGGGGCTGATTGATGCTCGTGGTGAAGGGtcagcttctccttcatcatgGGAGCTGCTTCTGTGCCGGGGAAAACTGTGGAGAGCCGAGCAGCTCCGGCCGAGGGAAGAGTTTGTTCTGTCTCAGTGTTTATACGTTTGATTTGGAAGGTTGGAGCTTTATGGGAAACTtaagcggggggggggtgtactATGGTGCGAGGGAGGTCTCTGAGCTCATCTAAAGTTTTTCTGGGACCAACATTTTATGCAATTTCAaactgtttggttttttttgtgGCTTGTGTTTCCACTGACATTCATCTGGATGTTGGGGTCCATCATGGTCCACTGGGTTCTGATGCCACCTGGCGCTGTCCTCTGGAGCACGTCCAACCAGGAGGAGACCATGAGGGGAACCCACAACCCGCTGGAGGGACGATATATCCCATCAGGCCTTGCAACGCCTCCAGATCCCCAGGAGCAGCAGGAAACCTCTGGAATAGCAACCAGGTAGGGGAGGAACAGATTGATGGGTGGTATCAGTTCTCCAGGGACATGAggcttcatttcattttctctgtccaGTCAAGCTCCTCATTTAAATACTCAACCTCTCTTTGGAGTCTTCTCCTGCATCTtgacaggaagcaggaaacagATTGTCTCCtgtggaaacaaagaggagacgTTTCTCTGCTTGGACCGATGAGGCAGAAGTTTCACTGAAACTAAATGTGAgcaacattaaatattcatggaGGTTAGTGGAGTGGAGCCTGAGAACGTGGGCAAATGAGTCATCATCTCCCAAAGTCGCCATTTCTCTCCGTCCAGACCTCGACACCCCCCACAACAGAGATGTGTTCTAAAAGGAAACTGATCACAGAGGGGCCTCGGCTGCAGGGGCAAGTTTATACGTCTCATTTCAAATGCATGAACAGAAACTGGACACACAGAGATatacagacacaacacagagcgttttacatgcatacacacagactgggggcgggggggcaggcATGTTCCTCCAGGGTCTGCAGGATGAGAAGGAGCTCGTGGCTTCCTCATCAGAGCTGGATGTATTCTATCTGAACTGACAGCGACACGACAAatgtaaaaagagaaagaccccaaaaatatatataaaatattcagGTCTAATCCTTTAAGAAATCCCCTCCAACACACCTCAGCTCTTTTCACCTTCCTCTCGTCTGTTCTCTCGTCTTCACCAGTTCAACCACGGGTCACATTCTGCTCCTGAAGCTGGAAGCGACACTTTGTTCTCATTGTGAGTCAGTTTGGGGAAAGAGGAATAAAACATGAGAGCAGCTCACTACATGTTGTTTTATAACCATGTTCTGAGGTGATTAGATGGAGAAGTGTGCtgaggtgaggaggagctggtttgtgaaaaacaacacaacctgaaGAGTCAAAGTGTCGACCCACAACGACGCCACACAACAAGGCACCGGCACTGGGTTGAATGGATTTAGAACCAGAATCATCTtcatggtctgtttgactctaaatgaatCAAACTCTACTAAATGATCCTCAGCTGATtggacttgaaactagagattgagacaTAAACCGTTTAATTTTCACTGACGTTATAATCAGGTTAAGATTTgaatcattttctcatagacttctatagaaactacacgtggagtcgccccctatcggtcatttgagagaattgtttcctgcagctgctgtgccattaaatctgcattttattttctttttgtgcacAAACCCTAATTTGAACGATCTGTTTGCATGCACAGATCCAGTGTGTATTATCTATATGATatgatgtatattttttatatccCGTCTGTTGGGCTCCTTCTCCCCAGATAAACATCTCAATCCTTCTTCTCACAGACGATGAGATTCTTCATCTGATCTCCCAGTTGCctcccagcagctcctgcagtcGCCTTGATCTGCAGGAGGAGACCAGTGACCCGGTTGGATCCAGGACCAGGAAtcttcaccctctcctctctcctccctcctcctctcctctttcctgtcGACTCTAATCCCGACTTAATATTTCTCGTTAAGTGGATGAATCGTTTCTCTGCCCTTTTAAGTTTTCCAGTGTTGCCCGGAGGCTCAGAGAATTCATTAAGGAGAGGACGACTCTAAGCCACGGGAAAGAAAACTACTGCCCCCTTTTCTTGCAACCTACGATTTAATCATCCCACAGAGGACATTGGTACTCAGAGGATTATCCTCGTttatgaaaagttatttttgtagttttactcTTTATTTACATCCGTTATACTATCAAACAGATCTAAAATAATCATAATGTTATCCAGTCAAGAGTTTAAACAGATTAGATGAATGCTTTTACCTTGTTTAGACCCAGAACCTGGAAGGACTACACATCCCATCAGGCCTGGGGACAAAAGAGATTCTCCACTGAATGTCAGttagttataattattatgattgCAGTTATTGTTTATAAGTCTCTGATCACATGATCGATTCACTTCTGTGATCAGTCATGTGATCAGTCATGTGATCAGTCATGTGATCAGAGGTTTTACACAAACTGTCGAAGTCTGATCGTCTCCATTCGCCAGGAGGCTTCACCTAATGAGCCTAGAAAGAGGTCTTCACATTCTGAGagacctggaacacacacacacacacacacacacacacacacacacacacatacacacacatacacacacacacaaacacagacacacaaacacacacagacacacacacagatatctcTTCCTCTAACCAACCTCTTCCATTTGTCTCCGTCCTGTGAACGTCTCAGGTTAATGTTGCAGGACGCGTCCTAACGAGGTCTCTAACGAGGGGAGCTAACGAGGGGAGCTAACGAGGGGCCGCCCCCTGTGGTGGGACGGCCTCTCTTACCTCAGGACTGGGAGGTTCCAGCAGACCAGTGACCTGACAGGTTACTGGTTTACATCAGACTGCGTTCTCAGTACAAATGGAGCCCAGTGACAGTGATGGTTGATGAACATCTGGATTTAAACttcacagtttctctgttttcagtttttactttGCACTGAAATTTCCCTCAATAACAACATTTGGGCCAAATATCAATTCAGATTTCTGGAATTTCTTTGTTTCTGCAAATCCCCGAAGTAATAGTTGAACCTCGATGGTAAAATATCCTTCAGagatgttttcagacgtgaactcaTCGTGTGAATCCTGCTGAGGAAAGTGTTTCAGATCAGTAGTGAAACTCGTTGACTCAGTGCCCAGGAGCTGGGCTTTGTTTACAGCTTTTGTTCCAGAATTAATTTACCCTCATTTAAACTGGGCTTCTAAAATAGATTTCAGGAAATCTAAAGTGTGTTCCataaaaacaacttcatcaaaTGCTGCTGGAGGAAATATTACATTTGTCAGGGGCCAAGTTCAGCAGCTAATTAATACACATCAGATGCTCCAGTGAGGATTTGGAGCAGaaggacagtttgtgtgtgtgtgtttgtttgtgtgtgtgtttgtttgtagaacAATAGAGCTAAGAGGCTTATAATACACATATCATCATAAATGATATCACCAGTCTTAAAAGGGAGTGTGGTGGTTTTTCCTCCTGTAGGAAAACACTGGAGATGAGTGGTCATGTGACTCGGCTGCAGCTGGctcctctctgattggtccaaGTACAGAGGAGTCAGTACTACAATACCCAAGTACACAGGAGTCAGTACTACAATATCCAAGTACACAGGAGTCAGTACTACTATATCCAAGTACACAGGAGTCAGTCCTACAATATCCAAGTACACAGGAGTCAGTACTACAATATCCAAGTACAGAGGAGTCAGTACTACAATATCCAAGTACAGAGGAGTCAGTACTACTATATCCAAGTACACAGGAGTCAGTCCTACAATATCCAAGTACACAGGAGTCAGTACTACAATATCCAAGTACAGAGGAGTCAGTACTACTATATCCAAGTACACAGGAGTCAGTACTACAATATCCAAGTACACAGGAGTCAGTCCTACAATATCCAAGTACACAGGAGTCAGTACTACAATATCCAAGTACAGAGGAGTCAGAACTACAATATCCAAGTACACAGTACTTTCCCTTCTGTAACTTGGACTTCAGTTTGATCTCAACAACTCAAGATGgattctcctccatgttatcacactgatgtttgttccaGTCGTTGTGTTTCTGACCAGTTTGATTTGAATTCATTATTCAATGATATAaggacgtcatgattgacaggtgagactcaggattgacaggtgagactcatgattgacaggtgagactcatgattgacaggtgagactcatgattggtcgatgGCTCGGTCCCCTGATGGTTCCTGCAGAACTAAACCTTCAAGAGTCCTTCACTTAAAGATGTGATTATTTACATCATGTTGCtctttgtccccataaggaagaaAAATGTGGAttcaggtccccacaacacGAGTAATACctatagcacacacacacacacacacacacacacacacacacatacacacacac from Platichthys flesus chromosome 4, fPlaFle2.1, whole genome shotgun sequence includes:
- the LOC133952399 gene encoding ras-related protein Rab-1B-like, with product MNPEYDYLFKLLLIGDSGVGKSCLLLRFADDTYTESYISTIGVDFKIRTIDMDGKTVKLQIWDTAGQERFRTITSSYYRGAHGIIIVYDVTEQESFNNVRQWLDEIDRYACENVSRLLVGNKSDLVSRKVVDAATGQELATSLKIRFLETSAKSSDNVERSFLTMASEIHQRLASEGAGLQGQSTQAKAQGTKISSAPVRLGGDKQTQEAANCC